In Flavobacterium sp. CBA20B-1, one DNA window encodes the following:
- a CDS encoding YbjN domain-containing protein — translation MHFLNVEKYILDTGYSIKYKSKEEGIFVIENLADGVQNLIVGVATPVLIFEQYLFTLQADNLQIFRSLLMKNRDIIHGAFALTDDGSKVIFRYTLQIHNLDFNEFEAALNSLSLLLSEYSEQLIKFSK, via the coding sequence ATGCATTTTTTAAACGTCGAAAAATATATTTTAGATACCGGATATAGTATCAAATATAAAAGTAAAGAAGAAGGTATTTTCGTAATCGAAAATCTGGCAGACGGTGTTCAAAACTTAATCGTTGGTGTGGCCACGCCCGTTTTAATTTTTGAGCAATACCTGTTCACATTGCAGGCAGACAATTTACAAATATTTAGAAGCCTGCTTATGAAAAACAGAGATATTATTCATGGTGCTTTTGCACTTACAGATGATGGTTCAAAGGTAATTTTTAGATATACCTTGCAAATTCACAATTTAGATTTCAATGAATTTGAAGCAGCATTGAATTCATTGAGCTTGTTGTTGAGTGAATATTCTGAACAACTAATAAAATTTTCAAAGTAA
- a CDS encoding flotillin family protein, whose translation MNKLLIIDGLSGVSGVILLALGVIVFLILSFFVVLSMFYKKIPQGKAIVRTGIGGSKVAFNKGMYVIPVFHKMEIMDISVKKIEIGRMQHDGLICKDNIRADIKVAFFVRVNKSVDDVINVAQNLGCDRASEPETLKSIFESKFSEALKTVGKKFDFIELYEARREFRDEILNIIGTDLNGYILDDCAIDYLEQTELQFLSANNILDSEGIKKITELTAKQNMNANLIRREEEKVIKKQNVEAREAILELERQLAEKEERQKREIDNIKAREEAEIAKVREEERLKSQTVRIATEEQLAVQEENKLRQIIIAEKNKIRTDAIETERVEKDRALEQTERERIVTLAQIDKERSIETEKKSIQNVIKERVQLEKGVVEEQQNVRDVEVYREVERKKQAGVIAASQEAEERLIATVKAAEASKIAAEQEKEKKVIDAEAEKLVAERKAQEVLIDAEAKKEAAAKEAEARKIIAEAQAKEEAAIGLSEAEVMIAKAEAEEIQGTKTAAVIEIKAEAMRKEGLAQAEVVREKALAEAKGIEEKAEAMKKLDGVGKEHEEFKLQLQKEKEIELAHINIQKDIASAQAEVLSEALKTAKIDIVGGETMFFENIVRQVSNSKGFDHLINNSQHALDIKESLMGPDGKGDLAEKIRGMADKYGISSNDIKNLTVSAALMKLQQAASSQNNEEDAGFINSLFGLAKNLGISNKKL comes from the coding sequence ATGAACAAATTATTAATTATCGACGGGCTTTCGGGCGTGTCTGGCGTAATTTTATTAGCACTTGGCGTAATTGTATTTTTAATCCTTTCGTTTTTTGTAGTACTAAGCATGTTCTACAAAAAAATTCCACAAGGAAAAGCAATTGTTCGTACAGGTATAGGCGGCTCTAAAGTAGCTTTTAACAAAGGAATGTATGTAATTCCGGTATTCCACAAAATGGAAATAATGGATATTTCGGTAAAAAAAATCGAAATTGGGCGTATGCAACACGATGGCTTAATTTGTAAAGACAACATTCGTGCCGACATTAAAGTGGCATTTTTCGTTCGTGTGAACAAATCGGTTGACGATGTCATCAATGTGGCTCAAAATCTAGGATGCGACCGCGCAAGTGAACCCGAAACATTGAAAAGTATTTTTGAATCAAAGTTTTCAGAAGCATTAAAAACCGTAGGTAAAAAATTCGATTTTATCGAACTATATGAAGCCAGACGTGAGTTTCGCGATGAAATTTTAAATATTATTGGTACCGATCTAAATGGGTATATTTTAGACGATTGCGCCATTGATTATTTAGAACAAACCGAATTGCAGTTTTTAAGTGCAAACAATATTTTAGATTCAGAAGGAATTAAAAAAATTACCGAATTAACGGCAAAACAAAACATGAATGCCAATTTAATTCGTAGGGAAGAAGAAAAAGTAATCAAAAAGCAAAACGTAGAAGCGCGCGAAGCCATTCTAGAATTAGAGCGTCAGTTGGCAGAAAAAGAAGAGCGCCAAAAACGGGAAATCGATAATATCAAAGCACGCGAAGAAGCAGAAATTGCAAAAGTGCGCGAAGAAGAACGTCTAAAATCGCAAACTGTGCGCATTGCAACCGAAGAACAATTGGCTGTTCAGGAAGAAAACAAACTGCGCCAAATTATTATTGCAGAGAAGAATAAAATCCGTACCGATGCCATTGAAACAGAGCGTGTAGAAAAAGACCGTGCATTAGAGCAAACCGAAAGAGAACGCATCGTTACCTTGGCACAGATTGATAAAGAACGATCAATTGAAACCGAGAAAAAATCGATTCAAAATGTGATTAAAGAGCGTGTTCAGCTAGAAAAAGGCGTGGTAGAAGAGCAGCAAAATGTGCGCGATGTTGAAGTGTATCGCGAAGTGGAACGTAAAAAGCAAGCGGGCGTAATTGCAGCATCGCAAGAAGCAGAAGAGCGTTTAATTGCCACCGTAAAAGCAGCCGAAGCGTCTAAAATTGCAGCAGAACAAGAAAAAGAGAAAAAAGTTATTGATGCCGAAGCAGAAAAATTAGTTGCAGAACGCAAAGCACAAGAAGTATTGATCGATGCCGAAGCGAAGAAAGAAGCAGCAGCAAAAGAAGCCGAAGCACGTAAAATTATTGCCGAAGCACAAGCGAAAGAAGAAGCTGCCATTGGATTATCAGAAGCAGAAGTAATGATTGCAAAAGCCGAAGCCGAAGAAATTCAAGGAACTAAAACCGCTGCGGTTATCGAAATTAAAGCCGAAGCAATGCGTAAAGAAGGTTTGGCACAAGCCGAAGTTGTTCGTGAAAAAGCACTAGCAGAAGCTAAAGGCATCGAAGAGAAAGCCGAAGCTATGAAAAAATTAGACGGCGTTGGTAAAGAACACGAAGAGTTTAAACTACAACTACAAAAAGAAAAAGAGATAGAGTTGGCGCATATCAACATTCAAAAAGATATTGCATCTGCACAAGCCGAAGTATTGTCTGAAGCGTTGAAAACAGCTAAAATTGATATCGTTGGTGGCGAAACCATGTTCTTTGAAAACATTGTTCGTCAGGTTTCCAACTCAAAAGGATTTGATCATTTAATCAACAATTCGCAACATGCGTTAGATATAAAAGAATCGTTGATGGGGCCAGATGGAAAAGGCGATTTAGCAGAGAAAATTCGTGGCATGGCAGATAAGTACGGTATTTCATCAAACGATATTAAAAACCTAACCGTTTCGGCAGCCTTAATGAAATTGCAACAAGCAGCAAGCAGCCAAAACAATGAAGAAGATGCAGGTTTTATTAATTCGCTATTTGGCTTGGCAAAAAACCTGGGCATATCAAACAAGAAATTGTAG
- a CDS encoding DUF4177 domain-containing protein, with the protein MVEIDKILNDMGSQGWELVTMESRDMSGTAYGFHYIFKREI; encoded by the coding sequence ATTGTTGAGATTGATAAAATTTTAAACGATATGGGCAGCCAAGGCTGGGAATTAGTAACAATGGAAAGCCGAGATATGAGCGGAACTGCTTATGGTTTTCACTATATTTTTAAACGCGAAATATAA
- a CDS encoding helix-turn-helix domain-containing protein, translated as MSQQAFAELFSLTRGNISSYEEQRAEPKLESVIKIANYFSIPLEHLLTKQLSVNEILNFNDYFKEEGHKKLQKNFTNIPFISREAIHHIKEGTFDMQRLELITFPMYSSNKFIALEFTHEIAAPASMNMPEYTILFFEQVQIDTLHTLNNQYGMFLTSNEIFIGTYNQNQSTINLKLNEWKSEDFDTENLQSFWKLYAKFEKKI; from the coding sequence TTGAGTCAACAAGCTTTTGCAGAACTATTTAGCTTAACGCGCGGCAATATTTCCTCGTATGAAGAACAGCGTGCCGAACCCAAATTAGAAAGCGTTATAAAAATTGCTAATTATTTTAGCATACCATTGGAACATTTACTGACAAAACAACTCTCTGTAAACGAAATATTGAATTTTAACGACTATTTTAAGGAAGAAGGTCACAAAAAATTGCAAAAAAATTTTACAAATATTCCCTTTATATCGCGCGAAGCTATTCATCATATTAAAGAAGGAACTTTTGATATGCAGCGATTAGAACTGATTACGTTTCCCATGTATAGCTCGAACAAGTTTATTGCTTTGGAATTTACGCACGAAATTGCTGCGCCTGCAAGTATGAATATGCCCGAATATACTATTTTGTTTTTTGAACAAGTTCAAATTGATACACTGCACACCCTAAATAATCAGTACGGAATGTTTTTAACATCCAACGAAATTTTTATTGGTACTTATAATCAAAATCAATCCACAATCAATTTGAAACTGAACGAATGGAAATCGGAAGATTTTGATACCGAAAACCTACAAAGCTTTTGGAAATTATACGCTAAATTTGAAAAAAAAATATAA
- a CDS encoding PspA/IM30 family protein, whose translation MSIFKRIFRIGQAEIHAVVDKMEDPVKMTEQGIREMKQDLDQAMEAYAKVKALAIRTFNAAEEKRNAAADYESKAILLLQKLQKNELEADLAERLAKEALHLKKQHIIEAETIENQANTHEDSANEVHKNIEVLKYNINKWESELATIKARVRVANATKIVNKQLAKMDSNSTISMLERMKEKAEEDEALAKAYGEKANNQTNASDEIDQALNNHSADADLEALKKQLGM comes from the coding sequence ATGAGTATTTTTAAGCGAATTTTTAGAATAGGTCAGGCCGAGATACATGCGGTGGTTGATAAAATGGAGGATCCTGTTAAAATGACCGAACAAGGAATCCGTGAAATGAAACAAGATTTAGATCAAGCAATGGAAGCTTATGCCAAAGTGAAAGCATTGGCAATTCGCACTTTTAATGCGGCAGAAGAAAAAAGAAACGCAGCTGCCGATTATGAAAGCAAAGCCATTTTATTGCTTCAAAAGCTTCAAAAGAACGAATTGGAAGCCGATTTGGCCGAACGTTTGGCAAAAGAAGCATTGCATTTAAAAAAGCAACATATAATTGAAGCCGAAACCATAGAAAATCAAGCAAATACACACGAAGATTCGGCAAACGAAGTGCACAAAAACATTGAAGTGTTAAAATACAACATCAACAAATGGGAAAGCGAATTGGCAACCATTAAAGCACGTGTTCGAGTGGCAAACGCAACAAAGATTGTAAACAAACAATTAGCAAAAATGGATTCAAACAGCACCATTAGCATGTTGGAACGAATGAAAGAAAAAGCGGAAGAAGACGAAGCTTTGGCAAAAGCTTATGGCGAAAAGGCAAACAATCAAACCAATGCTTCAGACGAGATAGATCAAGCATTGAACAACCATTCTGCCGATGCCGATTTAGAGGCTTTAAAAAAACAATTAGGCATGTAA